The sequence below is a genomic window from Nitrosomonas sp..
TGCGTATTCAGTATCCGGCAATGCGGTATGGAAACCGGTGCGTGTGTATAACGACGGTCAGAAAACCATCATCCAGATGCCCAAGGTCATGGCGCAGACAGAAGCGCCGACGTTATTGCTGCTGAATAAAGAAGGCGGCCTGTTCAAAAAAGACGACACCGTCATGGTCAATTATCGTCTACAAGGCGACCGCTACATCGTCGATGCGGTGTTTGACAAGGCAATTCTGGTGGCCGGTGTCGGCGACAATCAAAACCGTATCACGATTACACGGGGGAATTGATCATGTTGCCACAATTTCATGTTGCCAAACCCAGTAGATGCTCCATCAACAAATCTGTTCTGATTTGTACAGTTATTCTGCTATTACTGGGTGGCTGTGCAACAACACAACCCTATGGCAGTTTCATACAGAATCCGTCACCGGCATTCAGTCAATACAGCAAAGTCATGGCCGACGATGTGGCCGACCAGATTGGACGGCTTTATCCGGCGGCAACCACACAGTTTAATTTACGCCATAACGCCAATGATCTGTTCGGGCAGGTGTTAATCGATAAGCTACGCAGCGATGGGTTTGCTGTCCTGGAAAGCACCAGCCCGGCAAATTCCTTTTTGGCCGCAATTCATTCACCAGAAGAATCCGAGAATTCAAATAGCACACCAACATTTGATGAATCCACACGGAATAATGGCTTGGCACTCGGTTACATCATCGATCAATCGAGTGATTTGTATCATGTCAGCATTCTGATTGAAGATCAGCAATTGACACGCGCATTTATTGCCCAGTCCGAACAGATTCAACCGGCGGGATTGTGGGTACGCAAGGAATAAACGGTAACGGAAAGCCTGGGATATAGACATCATGACAAATCATTCCAAACTGCTGTCACCTGAATCATCGCCAGATGTGGTTTCCAAAAGCGTTGGCGTGCGCCGCGTCAACAATCTGCCGCTGTATATCTTTGGCGCCATCATGCTGATTTTTATGTTGCTCATGGGCATTGTGGCGATGAACCGCGCAACTGACCGTAACAGTGCCTATGATTTCGACAGTAATCATGATGCCCAGTCGAGCAGTAATTTTGCAAACCTGATTGCCAAGGATTATATCGGCGGCATTATCGAGCCCAAAGTTCAGCAGGAAACTTCAGATATACCAGATGACCGGTTTATCAAAGATTGGCGCGAGGCAATTATTATTGAGCGTCCAGCCGATCTGGATTTGCCGCCAGCGCCGCCGTCTCTGGATCATTCCAATGCTTCGCACAATGCCGAACTTGAACATATCCGCCTGCTCAAGCGTCAACAGCTTGAAGAAGCAATCAAAGCCAAAACCAGCGTCAATGTAATTGCACCCAGAAGTGCTGCTTCCGCACCGCAATACACTAATACCGGCGGCTCACCATCTCGTGAGGAAGCACTGGCTGAAATGGCCAGAGTACGCCAGCAGATCGATGCGAATCTGCGTGAAGACCCAACCGCTGCATATCATGCACGGCTTGCGCATTTGCGGCAAGGTCAAAGCGGATTGGGTGCTGGTGGTGGCGCCGGTATCGGTGATGACTATGATGATACAGCGCCGATGCTGCTAAACGATCCGGTAACCGGCAATGTGAATGATTATGCGCGTTTCGATTCAGCCAATGGCGATGAACGCTGGAAACTCGACAGCGACGTTAAAAAACCGCAATCGCCTTATATCCTGCAAACCGGCTTTGTGATTCCGGCAACCTTGATTTCCGGCATTAATTCCGAATTGCCCGGACAAATCATGGCACAGGTGAGTCAGCATATTTATGACTCGCCGGTCGGCAAATACCGTTTGATTCCGCAAGGCTCGCGCCTCGTGGGTACTTATTCGAGTGAAGTCGAGTTCGGTCAGGCTCGCGTGCTGGTGGCCTGGCAGCGCATTATCTTTCCGGATGGCAAGACGATGGATATCGGTGCGATGCCCGGGGCCGATGGTATCGGTTATGCCGGATTCAAGGATCAGGTTAACAACCATTATCTGCGCATCTTCGGATCAGCGCTGATCATGTCCGCGATTGTAGCCGGTACTGCCTATAGCCAGCGCGATTCGGGCGGTGCATTCGGGCGGCAGAATGCGGGCAGCATCATGAGCCAGTCGCTCGGTCAGCAACTTGGACTGGTTACCGCCAATCTGATTCGCAAAAACATGAATATTTCACCAACGCTTGAAATCAGACCCGGATACCGGTTCAACATCATCGTGACCAAGGACATGGTGTTCAACAAGCCTTATCAATCATTTGACTATGCAAGGAGTAATCACTAATGACAATCAGTAGAAGCCAATCCAACCATTTCTCTCTTTGCAAAAAAATTGCAGGAATCATTGTAACTCTCTTAGCTATGTTTAACACAAACGCCAATGCTGGCGGCATTCCCGTTATCGATGCGGCCAACATCCAGCAAACCACAGTTGCCGCGATAGAAAATGTATCGCAGACCTTGAAACAGATACAACAGTACCAAACGCAATTGCAGCAATACGAAAACATGATCCGCAATACCCTGGCGCCACCGGCGTATGTCTGGGCACAGGCGCAGTATACGATGAACAAGCTCATGCATATGACCGACACCATCCGCTATTACGGTCAGCGTTATGGCGGATTGGACGGTTATCTGCAACGATTCCGTAATGTCAATTACTACCGCAGTTCACCGTGTTTCAATCTCGACGGCAATTGCACCGAATCAGCGTGGGGCATATTAAAGCAGGGACAGGAAGCCAGCACTGATGCGCAAAAGAGTGCGAATGACGCTGTACTACGTGGCCTTGATCATCATTCGCAACAGATACCACTCGATGCCGCCCAACTGCAAATCCTGCAGCAACGCACCCAAACCGCTGAAGGACAAATGGAAGCATTGCAATATGCCAATCAGCTTGCAGCCCATCAGGCCAACCAGTTGCTGCAAATCCGTCATTTGCTGATCGCGCAACATAACGCCATCAATGCCCAGAACCAAGCCAAAGTCGATCAGGAAGCCATGTGGCAGGCGTCGCGGGAAACAGCTACAAAACGATTGAGTCCGCAAACATTACCGACTGGGCGAAACTGGCTGGTCAGGGATGCATT
It includes:
- a CDS encoding conjugal transfer protein TrbH, which produces MLPQFHVAKPSRCSINKSVLICTVILLLLGGCATTQPYGSFIQNPSPAFSQYSKVMADDVADQIGRLYPAATTQFNLRHNANDLFGQVLIDKLRSDGFAVLESTSPANSFLAAIHSPEESENSNSTPTFDESTRNNGLALGYIIDQSSDLYHVSILIEDQQLTRAFIAQSEQIQPAGLWVRKE
- the trbJ gene encoding P-type conjugative transfer protein TrbJ, with protein sequence MFNTNANAGGIPVIDAANIQQTTVAAIENVSQTLKQIQQYQTQLQQYENMIRNTLAPPAYVWAQAQYTMNKLMHMTDTIRYYGQRYGGLDGYLQRFRNVNYYRSSPCFNLDGNCTESAWGILKQGQEASTDAQKSANDAVLRGLDHHSQQIPLDAAQLQILQQRTQTAEGQMEALQYANQLAAHQANQLLQIRHLLIAQHNAINAQNQAKVDQEAMWQASRETATKRLSPQTLPTGRNWLVRDAF
- a CDS encoding TrbI/VirB10 family protein, which translates into the protein MTNHSKLLSPESSPDVVSKSVGVRRVNNLPLYIFGAIMLIFMLLMGIVAMNRATDRNSAYDFDSNHDAQSSSNFANLIAKDYIGGIIEPKVQQETSDIPDDRFIKDWREAIIIERPADLDLPPAPPSLDHSNASHNAELEHIRLLKRQQLEEAIKAKTSVNVIAPRSAASAPQYTNTGGSPSREEALAEMARVRQQIDANLREDPTAAYHARLAHLRQGQSGLGAGGGAGIGDDYDDTAPMLLNDPVTGNVNDYARFDSANGDERWKLDSDVKKPQSPYILQTGFVIPATLISGINSELPGQIMAQVSQHIYDSPVGKYRLIPQGSRLVGTYSSEVEFGQARVLVAWQRIIFPDGKTMDIGAMPGADGIGYAGFKDQVNNHYLRIFGSALIMSAIVAGTAYSQRDSGGAFGRQNAGSIMSQSLGQQLGLVTANLIRKNMNISPTLEIRPGYRFNIIVTKDMVFNKPYQSFDYARSNH